A genomic window from Cupriavidus metallidurans CH34 includes:
- the dnaE gene encoding DNA polymerase III subunit alpha — MSAPRFVHLRLHSEYSIVDGIVRLDDAVKAAARDGMGALALTDLANAFGLIRFYKEARGGGVKPVVGADVWLTNAEDRDKPARMLLLVQDRIGYLNLCTLLSRAWLGNQHRGRAEFEPGWLGEPGEEGLPLATGLIALSGAMGGDVGQALANGNVEAARRAAEHWARVFPQRYYIELQRAGQPGTDAYVPQAVQLAASMQLPVVATHPVQFMTPDDFTAHEARVCIAEGELLANPRRTRKFTTDQYFKTQDEMTALFADIPSALQNSVEIAKRCNLTLELGKPRLPLFPTPDGMSLDDYLVFMAKEGLEKRMLVLFPDEAERESKRAEYYARLEFETGTIIKMGFPGYFLIVADFINWAKNNGVPVGPGRGSGAGSLVAYALGITDLDPLKYALLFERFLNPERVSMPDFDIDFCQHGRDRVITYVKEKYGKDAVSQIATFGTMAAKAAVRDVGRVLDLGYGFVDGVAKLIPFKPGKLVTLEEAKKEEPALAERERTEEEVRQLLELAQRVEGMTRNVGMHAGGVLIAPGRLTDFCPLYTQGTDGMSGVVSQYDKDDVEAAGLVKFDFLGLTTLTILDWAERYIRRLDPSKADWNCSQIPLDDSPAFDILKSANTVAVFQLESRGMQGMLKDAKPDRFEDIIALVALYRPGPMDLIPSFCARKHGREKVEYPDPRVEPVLKETYGIMVYQEQVMQMAQIIGGYSLGGADLLRRAMGKKKPEEMAKHRDMFREGADKNGLTAQQADDIFDLMEKFAGYGFNKSHAAAYALLAYYTAWLKAHHPAEFMAANMSLAMDDTDKVKILYEDCRLNKIEVLPPDVNASEYRFAPTDAKTIRYGLGGIKGSGQGAIEDILRAREERPFDDLFDFCERVDRRQVNRRTIEALIRAGAFDSLNDNRAQLLASVSIAMEAADQKAESANQVSLFDLMDDAGASHRPELVDEPRWTPKRTLQEEKQALGYYFSGHLFDASRDEVRRFVKGTLAALEKEVQGNGGGYGRDVRGKVIAGVITGIRTQMTQRGKLIIVLLDDGTAQIEMTVFNELYDANRHMFREDELLIAQGNARHDTFTGGVRFTADSVQDLVAARARYADAVCLGFNGNASTERLRELLTPYLAHVSQTPGVPVRISYVNKTAQCEAMLGDQWQITPSEEALTSLRTALGDTVRVLYG; from the coding sequence ATGTCCGCACCCCGCTTCGTACACCTCCGCCTGCACTCCGAGTATTCGATCGTGGACGGCATCGTCCGCCTCGACGACGCCGTCAAGGCCGCCGCCCGCGATGGGATGGGCGCGCTTGCACTGACCGACCTCGCCAACGCCTTCGGCCTGATCCGCTTCTACAAGGAGGCCCGTGGTGGGGGCGTCAAGCCGGTAGTGGGCGCTGACGTCTGGCTGACCAATGCCGAAGATCGCGACAAGCCCGCGCGCATGTTGCTGCTCGTGCAGGATCGCATCGGCTATCTGAACCTGTGCACGCTGCTGTCGCGTGCATGGCTTGGCAACCAGCATCGTGGCCGTGCCGAGTTCGAGCCCGGCTGGCTCGGGGAGCCGGGTGAGGAGGGCTTGCCGCTGGCCACCGGCTTGATCGCGCTGTCAGGCGCGATGGGTGGTGATGTCGGCCAGGCGTTGGCCAATGGGAATGTCGAGGCGGCACGCCGTGCTGCCGAGCATTGGGCCCGGGTGTTCCCGCAACGCTATTACATCGAACTGCAACGTGCCGGTCAGCCTGGCACCGACGCCTACGTGCCGCAGGCTGTGCAACTGGCCGCGTCGATGCAGCTTCCGGTGGTCGCCACGCATCCGGTGCAATTCATGACGCCGGACGATTTCACGGCGCACGAGGCGCGCGTCTGTATCGCGGAGGGCGAACTGCTCGCCAATCCGCGCCGCACGCGCAAGTTCACCACCGACCAGTACTTCAAGACCCAGGACGAGATGACCGCGCTGTTCGCGGATATCCCGTCGGCGCTGCAGAACTCCGTCGAGATCGCCAAGCGCTGCAACCTGACGCTGGAGCTGGGCAAGCCACGCCTGCCGCTGTTCCCGACGCCTGATGGCATGTCGCTCGACGACTACCTTGTGTTCATGGCCAAGGAAGGTCTCGAGAAGCGGATGCTGGTGCTGTTCCCGGACGAAGCCGAGCGCGAGAGCAAGCGTGCCGAGTACTACGCGCGTCTGGAGTTTGAAACCGGCACCATCATCAAGATGGGGTTCCCGGGCTACTTCCTGATCGTGGCGGACTTTATCAACTGGGCCAAGAACAATGGCGTGCCGGTGGGGCCGGGCCGGGGTTCCGGCGCGGGTTCGCTGGTGGCCTACGCACTTGGCATTACCGATCTCGATCCGCTCAAGTACGCGTTGCTGTTCGAGCGATTCCTGAATCCGGAGCGGGTCTCGATGCCCGACTTCGACATCGACTTCTGCCAGCACGGCCGCGATCGTGTGATCACGTACGTGAAGGAGAAATACGGCAAGGACGCCGTGTCGCAGATCGCCACGTTCGGCACTATGGCCGCCAAGGCGGCCGTGCGCGATGTGGGCCGGGTGCTGGATCTCGGTTACGGCTTTGTCGATGGCGTGGCCAAGCTGATTCCGTTCAAGCCCGGCAAGCTGGTCACGCTGGAGGAAGCGAAGAAGGAAGAACCGGCGCTGGCCGAACGCGAGCGCACGGAAGAGGAAGTACGCCAGTTGCTGGAACTGGCGCAGCGCGTGGAAGGCATGACGCGTAACGTCGGCATGCACGCTGGTGGCGTGCTGATCGCCCCCGGCCGCCTGACCGATTTCTGCCCGCTCTACACGCAGGGCACGGACGGCATGAGCGGCGTGGTCAGCCAGTACGACAAGGACGACGTGGAAGCGGCCGGACTGGTCAAGTTCGACTTCTTGGGCCTGACCACGCTGACGATCCTCGACTGGGCCGAGCGGTACATCCGCCGGCTCGACCCGAGCAAGGCCGACTGGAACTGCAGCCAGATTCCGCTCGACGACAGTCCCGCATTCGACATCCTCAAGAGCGCCAACACGGTGGCGGTGTTCCAGCTGGAAAGCCGCGGCATGCAGGGGATGCTCAAGGACGCGAAGCCTGACCGCTTCGAGGACATCATCGCGCTCGTGGCGCTGTATCGTCCCGGCCCGATGGACCTGATACCGAGCTTCTGTGCCCGAAAGCACGGCCGCGAGAAGGTCGAGTATCCCGATCCGCGCGTCGAACCCGTGCTCAAGGAGACCTACGGCATCATGGTCTACCAGGAGCAGGTGATGCAGATGGCGCAGATCATCGGCGGCTACTCGCTGGGTGGCGCCGACTTGCTGCGCCGTGCCATGGGCAAGAAGAAGCCCGAGGAAATGGCCAAGCACCGTGACATGTTCCGCGAGGGCGCTGACAAGAACGGGCTGACCGCCCAGCAGGCCGACGACATCTTCGACCTGATGGAGAAGTTCGCGGGCTACGGCTTCAACAAGTCGCACGCGGCTGCGTACGCGCTGCTAGCCTACTACACGGCCTGGCTCAAGGCGCATCATCCGGCCGAATTCATGGCAGCCAACATGTCGCTGGCCATGGACGACACCGATAAGGTCAAGATCCTCTACGAGGACTGCCGCCTGAACAAGATCGAAGTGCTGCCGCCGGACGTCAACGCCAGCGAGTACCGTTTCGCGCCGACCGATGCGAAGACCATCCGCTACGGCCTGGGTGGCATCAAGGGTTCGGGCCAGGGGGCGATCGAGGACATCCTGCGTGCGCGGGAAGAGCGGCCATTCGACGACCTGTTTGATTTCTGCGAGCGCGTGGACCGCCGCCAGGTCAATCGCCGCACGATCGAGGCGCTGATTCGCGCCGGCGCGTTCGACAGTCTCAACGACAATCGTGCCCAGTTGCTGGCCTCGGTATCGATCGCGATGGAGGCGGCCGACCAGAAGGCCGAGTCGGCCAACCAGGTGTCGCTGTTCGACCTGATGGATGACGCCGGCGCGTCGCATCGCCCCGAACTGGTGGATGAGCCGCGCTGGACGCCCAAGCGCACGCTGCAGGAAGAGAAGCAGGCGCTCGGCTACTACTTCTCGGGTCACCTGTTCGATGCGTCGCGCGACGAGGTGCGCCGGTTCGTCAAGGGCACGCTTGCCGCGCTCGAAAAGGAAGTGCAGGGCAATGGCGGTGGCTACGGCCGCGACGTGCGTGGCAAGGTGATTGCCGGTGTGATCACCGGCATCCGTACCCAGATGACCCAGCGCGGCAAGCTGATCATCGTGCTGCTTGACGATGGCACCGCGCAGATCGAAATGACGGTGTTCAACGAGTTGTACGACGCCAATCGTCACATGTTCCGCGAGGACGAACTGCTGATCGCGCAGGGCAATGCGCGCCACGACACCTTCACGGGCGGCGTGCGCTTTACGGCGGATTCGGTGCAGGACCTGGTTGCCGCGCGCGCCCGCTACGCCGATGCCGTCTGCCTCGGCTTCAATGGCAACGCCTCGACGGAGCGCCTGCGCGAGCTGCTGACGCCGTACCTGGCCCACGTGTCGCAGACCCCCGGCGTGCCGGTTCGCATCAGCTATGTCAACAAGACCGCGCAGTGCGAGGCGATGCTGGGTGACCAATGGCAGATCACGCCTTCGGAGGAAGCGTTGACGAGCCTGCGTACCGCCCTGGGCGATACCGTGCGCGTGTTGTATGGCTGA
- a CDS encoding glycosyltransferase, with product MADPTKALAAQGERKPRVLFHVTHFLHGGIETSLVSLITALDREGFEIGLTVTYPSEALETHFRARLPAGVKLQVLAPERWLSHCRQLKKARKLGPLGKIYEEVLLPPVRKPLMNRRFRQVLAQGYDVVVDYDMSLSRITGPLPVPMMGYQHFSVAHLERGHRRKLRKLRHQCRTDYAAVVMLTDSMLNDARALIPDVADKLVRLYNTIDLDSIRARANAPLDPSAQPAGPYIVSVGRLEESQKDFTTLLHAYAQLAKEGIDEDLVLVGDGASRQQLEALAASLGIADRVTFAGFQSNPHAWIRKSRLLAFSSKMEGLPNVLLEGLAVGQVVVSTDCPTGPREILDDGRAGLLVPVGDAAQLAAAIRRGLQDAALRESLLAHAATHIEQMGFRPTAQAFSVLADRLMRRAGVPTVAAATA from the coding sequence ATGGCTGACCCGACGAAGGCGCTGGCCGCGCAGGGCGAGCGCAAGCCGCGCGTCCTGTTTCACGTCACGCACTTCCTGCACGGCGGGATCGAAACGTCGCTGGTGTCGCTGATCACCGCGCTGGATCGGGAAGGGTTCGAGATCGGCCTGACGGTGACGTATCCGTCCGAGGCGCTCGAGACCCATTTCCGCGCGCGGCTGCCGGCCGGCGTGAAGCTTCAGGTGCTGGCGCCCGAACGCTGGCTCTCGCATTGCCGCCAGCTCAAGAAGGCGCGCAAGCTCGGGCCGCTTGGCAAGATCTACGAGGAAGTGCTGCTGCCGCCCGTACGCAAGCCGCTGATGAATCGCCGCTTCCGGCAGGTGCTGGCGCAGGGCTACGACGTGGTGGTCGACTACGACATGTCGCTGTCGCGCATCACCGGTCCGCTGCCGGTCCCGATGATGGGATACCAGCACTTCAGCGTGGCGCACCTCGAGCGGGGTCATCGGCGCAAGCTGCGCAAGCTTCGGCACCAGTGCCGAACCGACTACGCAGCCGTGGTGATGCTGACCGACAGCATGTTGAACGATGCGCGGGCGCTGATTCCCGATGTGGCGGACAAGCTCGTGCGGCTCTACAACACCATTGACCTCGACAGCATCCGTGCAAGGGCGAACGCGCCGCTCGATCCTTCCGCGCAGCCGGCGGGACCGTACATCGTGTCCGTCGGTCGGCTCGAGGAAAGTCAAAAGGATTTCACGACGCTGCTGCACGCTTATGCGCAGCTTGCGAAGGAAGGTATCGACGAGGATCTGGTGCTGGTCGGCGATGGTGCATCGCGGCAGCAACTCGAGGCGCTGGCCGCATCGCTCGGTATCGCCGATCGCGTGACCTTTGCTGGCTTCCAGTCGAACCCCCATGCCTGGATTCGCAAGTCGCGGCTCCTGGCGTTCAGTTCGAAGATGGAAGGTTTGCCCAATGTGCTGCTCGAAGGGCTGGCGGTAGGGCAAGTGGTGGTCAGCACCGATTGTCCGACGGGGCCGCGCGAGATCCTCGACGATGGCCGCGCCGGGCTGTTGGTGCCGGTGGGCGATGCCGCGCAGCTTGCGGCGGCGATCAGGCGTGGCCTGCAGGACGCCGCGCTGCGCGAGTCACTGCTGGCCCACGCAGCGACCCATATCGAGCAGATGGGCTTCAGGCCGACGGCCCAGGCGTTCAGTGTGCTTGCGGATCGCCTGATGCGGCGGGCTGGCGTGCCGACTGTTGCAGCAGCCACAGCTTGA
- a CDS encoding sulfurtransferase produces MQIVNISAYKFVTLEDIETLRPVMRERCDAAGLKGTILLAPEGINMFLAGTREQIDEFMAWLHADARFADIAPKESLSENQPFKRMLVRAKKEIITMKMPLIRPEAGRAPSVRPVDLKRWLDQGHDDDGRPVVMLDTRNAFEVAVGTFDKAVEYGIDKFSEFPPAVAENKAEFEGKTIVSFCTGGIRCEKAAIHMQEVGIDHVYQLEGGILKYFEEVGGSHYNGDCFVFDYRTALNPNLEPAGPVQCFACRAVVTPEEQQHPKYVVGKSCPHCVDTATQAAA; encoded by the coding sequence ATGCAGATCGTCAATATTTCCGCTTACAAGTTCGTCACGCTCGAAGACATCGAGACCCTGCGCCCCGTCATGCGTGAGCGCTGTGACGCGGCTGGCCTGAAGGGCACGATCCTGCTCGCGCCAGAAGGCATCAACATGTTCCTGGCCGGCACGCGTGAGCAAATCGACGAGTTCATGGCATGGCTCCACGCCGATGCCCGGTTCGCGGACATCGCGCCGAAGGAAAGCCTGTCAGAAAATCAGCCCTTCAAGCGCATGTTGGTGCGCGCCAAGAAGGAAATCATCACGATGAAGATGCCGCTGATCCGCCCCGAGGCCGGACGCGCGCCTTCGGTGCGCCCCGTGGATCTGAAGCGCTGGCTCGACCAGGGCCATGACGACGACGGACGCCCGGTAGTGATGCTCGATACGCGTAACGCGTTCGAGGTGGCGGTTGGCACCTTCGACAAGGCGGTGGAGTACGGTATCGACAAGTTCAGCGAATTCCCGCCGGCCGTGGCGGAGAACAAGGCCGAGTTCGAAGGCAAGACCATCGTGTCGTTCTGCACCGGCGGCATCCGCTGCGAGAAGGCCGCCATCCACATGCAGGAAGTGGGGATCGACCACGTCTACCAGCTCGAGGGCGGCATTCTGAAGTACTTCGAGGAAGTCGGTGGGAGCCACTACAACGGCGACTGCTTCGTGTTCGACTACCGGACCGCGCTGAATCCGAACCTGGAACCCGCAGGCCCGGTTCAGTGCTTCGCGTGCCGCGCAGTGGTGACGCCCGAGGAGCAGCAGCACCCGAAGTACGTGGTGGGCAAGAGCTGCCCCCACTGCGTCGACACCGCTACTCAGGCCGCAGCCTGA
- a CDS encoding glycosyltransferase family 2 protein, translating into MKISVVLITKNEAHNIRECLESVSWCDRAIIVDSGSTDGTVETARAMGAEVHQTATWPGFGPQKNLALSKAQSEWVLSIDADERVTPELRDEILAAIASGQADAYDMPRLSRFCGRFIRHSGWYPDRLTRLFRVGKARFTDDLVHENVVTDGPIAHLRNPLLHYTYDDFSQVLRKVDQYSTLGATQAFQRGKTATPASAWLHGSWAFLRTYLLRRGFLDGPQGLAIALMNGQASYYKYIKLWLLQQSARQPAASGDPQAH; encoded by the coding sequence ATGAAAATCTCTGTCGTACTGATCACTAAAAACGAGGCACACAATATCCGGGAGTGCCTCGAGAGCGTCTCCTGGTGCGACCGCGCGATTATAGTGGACTCCGGCAGCACGGACGGCACGGTGGAAACTGCCCGCGCCATGGGCGCGGAGGTCCACCAGACCGCGACGTGGCCCGGCTTCGGTCCACAAAAAAACCTCGCCCTGTCCAAGGCACAAAGCGAGTGGGTACTCTCCATCGACGCCGATGAGCGCGTCACGCCAGAACTGCGCGACGAGATCCTGGCAGCCATCGCATCGGGTCAGGCCGACGCCTACGACATGCCCCGCCTGTCACGCTTCTGCGGCCGCTTCATCCGGCACAGCGGCTGGTACCCCGACCGCCTGACCCGCCTGTTCCGCGTGGGAAAGGCCAGGTTCACCGACGACCTCGTGCACGAGAACGTCGTCACCGACGGCCCGATCGCGCACCTCCGGAATCCGCTGCTGCACTACACCTACGACGACTTCTCGCAGGTGCTGCGGAAGGTCGACCAGTATTCGACGCTGGGCGCCACGCAGGCATTCCAGCGTGGCAAGACCGCCACGCCGGCCAGCGCGTGGCTGCATGGCAGTTGGGCATTCCTGCGCACCTACCTGCTGCGCCGCGGATTTCTGGACGGCCCGCAGGGCTTGGCCATCGCGCTGATGAACGGTCAGGCCAGCTACTACAAGTACATCAAGCTGTGGCTGCTGCAACAGTCGGCACGCCAGCCCGCCGCATCAGGCGATCCGCAAGCACACTGA